A window from Branchiostoma floridae strain S238N-H82 chromosome 16, Bfl_VNyyK, whole genome shotgun sequence encodes these proteins:
- the LOC118403652 gene encoding uncharacterized protein LOC118403652 — protein MRVLCAIFLGSTLLLTVSSAAVSDDIKADVAENADASLLQLLKEVTADSSTQQGASDEVGSILDDLREIAEENDLVPMETDDGTNMTKGCEGHQDGDQWGTPEHENCYCHGQHRFCYRADDECVFESVRDSNGLWDCPDGWSSEDENGLDLEGTDLEGTDLEGTDLEGTDLEGTEDAAEAPLIAEEERGLARGVADDILIKTKGCQDHQVGDQWGTPDHDNCICQGSDRLCYHVDCLPGSKIVSDSNGPWYCDAGLSKKDITGSALVMRNSENFKREPLTLAAVATAAATGLGVVADVLGVVGFIFDRVESAQTTAQLNEIQDQIRALDTKVNELTQSVSDLQLGQQYLQQVILYGRDERRLNNMLDTLANMQVSNGQYTAAYNTVAWADSVLSFGSDGVREVLNNLLNMVKPQSSLFAGKSLFEIYHQQLQGNLVEYREKMPRKVTQVYSLIGGGYAVWITALRIKGRTGEIPAKKDEAVQALNSLTPSLEKYFVYGTCPSGWNRHARTCYKAFTLSKTWVDASAHCSNQGRGGMLAMAKDSGTNSFLINLKNAASTASGFWFGLNDRASEGSYKWPDGSYLGSYKYWSPVEPNNGGKNWWGTPLGNEDCVEFFRKGWRNSNWNDVNCGQRRYFLCERKPNGE, from the exons ATGAGGGTCCTCTGTGCCATCTTCCTCGGAAGCACGCTCCTTCTCACTGTCAGCAGTGCAG CTGTCAGTGACGACATAAAGGCAGATGTGGCCGAGAATGCGGACGCCAGCCTTCTCCAGTTactgaaag AAGTAACAGCAGACAGCAGCACACAGCAAGGAGCTTCCGATGAAGTTGGGAGCATTCTTGATGATCTTCGGGAAATAGCAG AAGAAAACGACCTTGTTCCTATGGAAACTGATGACGGAACTAACATGACGAAAGGTTGTGAGGGGCATCAG GACGGAGATCAGTGGGGCACGCCTGAGCATGAGAACTGTTACTGCCACGGACAGCACCGTTTCTGCTATCGTGCTGACGATGAATGTGTTTTTGAGAGTGTCCGTGACTCCAATGGTCTCTGGGATTGTCCTGATGGGTGGTCATCAG AAGACGAAAACGGCCTTGACCTTGAGGGAACTGACCTTGAGGGAACTGACCTTGAGGGAACTGACCTTGAGGGAACTGACCTTGAGGGAACTGAAGACGCAGCAGAGGCTCCTCTTATTGCAGAAGAAGAAAGGGGTCTTGCCCGCGGGGTAGCAGATGACATACTTATCAAGACGAAGGGTTGTCAAGACCATCAG gttGGAGACCAGTGGGGTACGCCTGATCATGACAACTGCATCTGTCAAGGTTCAGACCGCCTCTGCTATCATGTTGACTGCCTCCCTGGTTCTAAGATTGTCAGTGACTCCAACGGCCCCTGGTACTGTGATGCTGGTCTCTCCAAAAAAGACATAACAG GATCCGCTCTAGTGATGCGGAACAGCGAAAACTTTAAG CGGGAGCCTTTAACTCTTGCAGCTGTAGCTACAGCCGCAGCCACCGGACTCGGCGTTGTTGCAGACGTACTTGGAGTAGTCGGGTTCATCTTTGACCGCGTGGAGTCTGCACAAACAACGGCACAGCTTAATGAAATACAAGATCAGATTCGCGCGCTAGACACGAAGGTAAACGAGTTGACACAAAGCGTCAGTGACTTACAGTTGGGGCAACAATACCTTCAGCAAGTCATCCTGTACGGCCGCGATGAGCGACGGCTAAATAACATGCTGGACACTCTCGCTAACATGCAAGTCAGCAACGGACAGTACACAGCAGCGTACAATACCGTAGCCTGGGCAGACAGCGTCCTGAGCTTTGGTTCCGATGGGGTTCGGGAG GTATTGAACAATCTGTTGAATATGGTGAAGCCACAGTCATCACTCTTCGCCGGAAAATCTCTCTTTGAAATCTATCATCAACAACTGCAAGGGAACCTCGTTGAGTACAGAGAGAAG ATGCCACGGAAAGTCACGCAGGTCTATTCGCTAATTGGAGGTGGATACGCTGTCTGGATTACAGCCCTCCGAATCAAGGGACGTACAGGTGAAATTCCGGCCAAGAAAGACGAGGCAGTACAAGCACTTAACAGTTTGACACCAAGCCTGGAAAAGTACTTTGTCTATG GTACTTGTCCCTCTGGCTGGAACCGGCATGCCAGGACGTGCTACAAAGCGTTTACCCTTTCCAAGACCTGGGTTGATGCTTCCGCACACTGCAGCAACCAGGGGCGAGGCGGGATGTTGGCAATGGCAAAAGACAGCGGCACCAACAGCTTCCTCATCAACCTCAAGAATGCTGCAAGTACTGCATCGGGGTTCTGGTTTGGGCTGAATGATAGGGCATCAGAAGGTAGCTATAAGTGGCCTGATGGTTCCTATCTTGGGTCTTACAAATACTGGTCACCAGTCGAGCCAAACAATGGGGGAAAGAATTGGTGGGGCACTCCCCTGGGTAACGAAGATTGTGTGGAGTTTTTCAGGAAAGGGTGGAGAAACAGCAACTGGAACGATGTTAACTGTGGACAAAGACGATACTTCCTCTGTGAAAGGAAACCAAATGGTGAGTAA